In one Brienomyrus brachyistius isolate T26 chromosome 5, BBRACH_0.4, whole genome shotgun sequence genomic region, the following are encoded:
- the LOC125743114 gene encoding transmembrane protein 238-like encodes MAVKCIGRCVLLFCLAVCFDVVGLVVLLIGIFANLRLDGVFYGDFLIFTGALVVFLSLIWWIMWYTGNVEVTADEPDRSTLDNFAQWARKFSERLSKSGLKTLEGRDKCIGGMEPMSTPVPVHIPSRIVWETASSSGYDNEGFDSKSEIAPSDKTVELGVLKNSEALLNSSAEDKVEKYL; translated from the coding sequence ATGGCCGTTAAATGTATCGGGAGGTGCGTGCTCTTATTCTGCCTCGCAGTCTGTTTCGATGTTGTCGGGTTAGTCGTGCTTCTAATTGGCATTTTTGCGAATTTGCGTCTGGACGGCGTGTTTTACGGGGACTTTCTCATTTTCACCGGCGCACTTGTCGTTTTCCTGAGTCTGATCTGGTGGATAATGTGGTACACGGGCAACGTGGAGGTGACCGCCGACGAGCCGGACAGGAGCACGCTGGACAACTTTGCGCAGTGGGCGAGGAAGTTTTCCGAGAGGCTCTCCAAAAGCGGACTGAAGACGCTGGAAGGCAGGGATAAGTGTATCGGTGGCATGGAGCCGATGAGCACGCCGGTACCGGTGCATATTCCGTCACGGATTGTATGGGAAACGGCGAGTAGCTCCGGGTACGATAATGAAGGTTTTGACAGTAAAAGTGAGATTGCGCCGAGTGACAAAACGGTGGAGCTGGGGGTCCTGAAAAACTCCGAAGCGCTGTTAAACAGTTCTGCCGAGGATAAAGTGGAGAAATATCTCTGA